The following are encoded together in the Salvelinus fontinalis isolate EN_2023a chromosome 38, ASM2944872v1, whole genome shotgun sequence genome:
- the LOC129838100 gene encoding zinc finger MYM-type protein 1-like → MQGQTGRDRESQESDCESVRVVKGKEPRRETSEDSVTATAGPGVTLVASSTSIGDSGTASSSYLSDGTKPYQPHPQFIEPQTLANRVLTFQERWFRDFPWLHYNPSIKGVLCFHCSQGFSSQPSFGQRADAAFISAGFRNWRKAIEKFTAHQNCQTHRHFVTVTAHQLNPISVQLSSAWGKQQEDARHCLMKIVSSVRHVVRQGQAFRGHTDDSGNLYQLLKLRAEEDDPILLKWLTERTTMYTGPKAQNEILNMANTVIRGIAAEIRSLPIVQFSLIVDGTQDVSGAEQESVCLRYVDHDLVPHEDSPVVSDTLSLVCRLQSSVCGHLLGAREMTKATLHCRRKQQL, encoded by the exons atgcagggacagactggcagagacagggagtctcag gagtcagactgtgagtcagtgagggtggtgaaagggaaagagccaaggagagagacttcagaggacagtgtcacagccacggcaggaccaggtgtcacccttgttgccagcagcaccagtataggggacagtggcacagcatcgtccagttacctcagtgatggcacaaaaccatatcagccacacccacaatttatagaaccgcaaactcttgccaacagagtgttgacgtttcaagagagatggtttcgcgatttcccctggctacattataatccatcaataaaaggagtgttgtgttttcactgtagccaagggttttcaagccagccatcttttggccaaagagcagatgctgccttcattagtgcaggatttaggaactggagaaaagccattgaaaaattcacagcacatcaaaactgccaaacccaccgccactttgtaactgtaacagcacaccagctaaatccaatcagtgtccagttatccagcgcgtggggtaaacagcaggaggacgcaaggcattgcttgatgaaaattgttagttcggtgcggcatgtagtaagacagggacaagcctttagaggccacacggatgacagtgggaatttataccagcttttgaaactcagggcagaagaggatgatcccattttactgaagtggttaacagagcgtaccacaatgtacacaggccccaaagcacagaatgaaattctgaacatggccaatacagtcattcgaggcattgcagctgagattaggtctcttccgattgtacaattttcattaattgttgatggtactcaagatgtctctggtgctgaacaggagagtgtctgtctgcgttatgttgaccatgaccttgtccctcacgaggactcgcctgttgtctccgacaccctgtctctggtatgcaggctgcagtcgagtgtgtGCGGTCATCTCTTAGGGGCAAGAGAAATGACGAAAGCTACCTTGCACTGTAGGAGAAAGCAACAACTTTGA